One segment of Daphnia magna isolate NIES linkage group LG2, ASM2063170v1.1, whole genome shotgun sequence DNA contains the following:
- the LOC116917165 gene encoding exosome complex component RRP41: MSGTELLSDQGLRIDGRKPNELRRIRCSLGIFAQADGSAYLEQGNTKVLAAVYGPHEIRGSKSKALHDKAFVNCQYSTATFSMGERKRRPRGDRKSTEMSTHLEETFAAAIRTELYPRSQIDIFVEVLQADGGNYTTCVNAAMMALVDAGVPLKDTVVSCTASLVKDVPLVDVNHVEQSGGSPELVVSILPHSGEIVYMSLTQRFHIDHLSKVLDTAIKGCKDIGVILKEIMKGHLTKLDTSLQAS, from the exons ATGTCAGGAACTGAGCTTTTATCTGATCAAGGTTTGAGAATTGATGGACGGAAGCCGAATGAATTACGCAG GATTCGCTGCTCGCTTGGTATTTTTGCTCAAGCTGACGGATCAGCTTATTTAGAACAGGGCAATACAAAAGTCCTTGCTGCTGTTTACGGTCCACATGAA ATTCGGGGATCAAAATCAAAGGCACTGCATGACAAAGCATTTGTCAATTGTCAGTACAGCACAGCAACTTTCAGCATGGGAGAGAGGAAACGCAGGCCTAGAGGTGATCGTAAGAGCACTGAGATGTCAACTCATTTGGAGGAGACATTTGCAGCAGCCATAAGGACGGAATTGTATCCAAGATCCCAAATTGACATATTTGTTGAG GTCCTGCAAGCTGACGGCGGAAACTACACTACGTGCGTAAATGCCGCAATG ATGGCGCTGGTAGATGCCGGGGTGCCTCTCAAAGACACAGTTGTATCTTGCACTGCCTCCCTAGTCAAGGACGTGCCTCTTGTGGATGTGAATCACGTTGAGCAAAGTGGTGGGAGTCCTGAACTGGTCGTCTCAATTCTACCGCACTCGGGAGAG ATAGTCTACATGTCGCTAACACAGCGGTTCCACATCGACCATCTCAGCAAAGTTTTGGATACTGCCATCAAGGGATGTAAGGATATTGGTGtcattttgaaagaaattatGAAGGGGCATCTAACCAAGTTGGACACTTCATTGCAAGCCTCGTGA
- the LOC116917166 gene encoding uncharacterized protein LOC116917166 yields the protein MQVKSLTIWWIMLLVGGSYMASGTVAAHRARHGGCNFRIVRDIMRRACAYHSSENSQLLGLDDLHPSVKRMSSNILDEVVDHHHHDHQSGGRVKKEIELLYIRRILKECCPNEGCPPLSKFCR from the exons ATGCAG GTCAAAAGTCTAACAATCTGGTGGATAATGCTCCTGGTTGGCGGCAGCTACATGGCGTCTGGAACGGTGGCAGCGCATCGAGCACGCCACGGCGGCTGCAACTTCCGCATCGTCCGCGACATTATGCGCCGGGCGTGCGCTTACCATTCGTCAGAGAATTCGCAACTGCTGGGACTCGACGATCTCCACCCGTCCGTCAAACGGATGTCGTCTAACATCCTGGACGAAGTGGTCGACCACCACCATCACGACCACCAATCAGGTGGTAGAGTCAAGAAGGAAATCGAGTTACTCTACATCCGACGCATTCTCAAAGAGTGTTGTCCCAACGAAGGCTGCCCGCCTCTATCCAAATTTTGCCgctaa
- the LOC116917991 gene encoding uncharacterized protein LOC116917991 — translation MIVSSTVGRCWMAYLLLVTHVVLTSSSPISKQRANEKTKKLCGSEFSDRLEKVCALYKGTWLNPSSISTERLEGSDLNAQGEVERTEHRRSPTRNECCLIGCTQEDLESYCAVIRNQTTVQSQNSQELSAALMTELIPESSELLPTTETPSDSTPEYILNESLEQEALTILSTYRTPQYSINSLQFL, via the exons ATGATCGTTTCATCAACAGTCGGGAG GTGTTGGATGGCTTACCTGCTGCTCGTGACCCACGTCGTTTTGACATCCTCCAGCCCAATCTCAAAGCAAAGGGCTaacgaaaaaacaaagaaactaTGCGGTTCAGAGTTTAGCGATCGCCTCGAAAAGGTCTGTGCTCTTTACAAGGGTACATGGCTGAATCCGTCTTCTATAAGCACCGAACGCTTGGAAG GAAGCGATTTGAACGCGCAGGGTGAAGTTGAAAGAACGGAACACCGACGTTCTCCCACGAGGAACGAATGCTGTCTGATCGGTTGCACTCAGGAAGATTTGGAAAGCTATTGCGCAGTCATCAGGAATCAAAC AACAGTACAATCGCAGAATAGTCAAGAGCTGAGCGCTGCCTTGATGACGGAATTGATTCCTGAATCGTCGGAATTGTTACCGACCACAGAGACTCCATCGGATTCTACACCTGAATACATCCTCAACGAGTCCTTAGAACAAGAAGCTCTGACTATATTGTCAACCTACAGGACACCGCAGTACAGCATCAACAGTCTGCAGTTCCTCTAA
- the LOC116917990 gene encoding arylalkylamine N-acetyltransferase-like 2, which translates to MYARRLLSKAERSDFLQYITFQLCFYDVFSSFKMSFAIDGQVFTIDIGRPEELDEVIELLRIHFFATSPNCYLVSDWSGASDSNGMSNYLSSCLRHPVSLTVRDSAGRLVAVRLNELEEPEDVHLDSLTSQSKRRLITALLTDLEAGIDLFTTFNTNKILSLAMMTVDESYCKLGLATTLVGLSLELGKANGAGAVKVCAVSRHAAKVAAKHGLETLRTIDYATYEFEGATPLAHLDDLLAEHPVAAFLACRLT; encoded by the exons ATGTACGCCCGTCGCTTGCTTTCCAAAGCAGAAAGGAGCGATTTTCTTCAGTATATC ACATTTCAATTGTGTTTTTACGATGTCTTTTCTTCGTTTAAGATGTCATTTGCCATTGACGGCCAAGTGTTTACGATCGACATCGGCCGGCCTGAAGAGCTCGACGAAGTCATTGAATTGCTGCGAATTCACTTCTTCGCAACATCACCCAACTGTTATCTGGTAAGCGACTGGAGCGGTGCGAGCGATAGCAATGGCATGTCCAACTACCTGTCCAGTTGCCTGCGCCATCCTGTTTCGTTAACTGTACGGGATTCTGCCGGCCGACTAGTAGCGGTCAGACTAAACGAACTAGAAGAACCCGAGGATGTTCATCTCGATAGTTTGACTTCACAATCAAAGCGCAGGTTGATTACGGCTTTGTTAACAGATCTCGAAGCAGGCATTGATTTGTTTACCACCTTCAACACAAACAAAATCCTCAGTCTAGCCATG ATGACTGTCGACGAAAGCTACTGTAAACTCGGTTTGGCAACCACATTGGTAGGTTTGTCGCTGGAATTGGGGAAAGCGAACGGCGCCGGTGCTGTCAAAGTGTGTGCCGTGAGTCGGCACGCCGCGAAAGTTGCTGCTAAACATGGTTTGGAAACGCTGCGCACTATTGATTACGCCACGTATGAATTCGAAGGTGCGACACCTCTAGCGCACCTCGACGATTTGCTGGCAGAACATCCCGTGGCAGCGTTTTTGGCATGTCGTTTGACCTAG
- the LOC116917989 gene encoding arylalkylamine N-acetyltransferase 1: protein MEEQSTLTFPLQLEQAVDRQQTLTVDIAQPDDGQEIFEFLLQHFFPLAPIRQLALYDESEEAKRPEWIEDIVLDCVQTPYSLVVRDSCLHNQIVAVAINEFQKRTLSDVTNHQLYAPKSNNPAQIGVGRLHKSVLEAINRDVDVFAIYETETKMEIGALAVDGRYGRQGLATKLVDLSLRIAKAHGVGAVWTEALSAYTAKVAFKLGFEVLKSVTYEDFRYEGDLPLANIPGHSVGLLMARKI from the coding sequence ATGGAAGAGCAAAGCACGTTGACATTTCCACTCCAATTGGAGCAGGCAGTAGACCGGCAACAAACGCTGACTGTAGACATCGCCCAACCGGACGACGGTCAAGAAATATTTGAATTTCTACTCCAGCATTTCTTTCCACTAGCACCTATCCGTCAACTTGCATTGTACGACGAATCGGAAGAAGCCAAACGACCTGAATGGATAGAAGACATTGTGCTTGATTGCGTCCAAACACCTTATTCGCTGGTCGTGCGGGATTCTTGTCTTCACAACCAAATAGTGGCAGTTGCAATCAACGAATTTCAAAAACGTACTTTATCAGATGTGACTAATCATCAGCTCTACGCTCCTAAAAGCAACAATCCAGCTCAGATTGGCGTTGGTCGTTTGCATAAGTCTGTGTTGGAAGCCATCAATCGTGATGTGGACGTCTTCGCCATTTATGAAACGGAAACCAAAATGGAAATCGGTGCACTCGCCGTGGATGGACGGTACGGCCGTCAAGGCTTGGCCACGAAATTGGTGGATCTCTCACTGCGCATTGCGAAAGCCCATGGTGTAGGCGCCGTTTGGACGGAAGCGCTGAGCGCGTACACGGCCAAAGTGGCGTTCAAGTTGGGCTTCGAAGTTCTAAAGAGCGTCACGTATGAGGACTTTAGATACGAAGGAGACTTACCTTTGGCCAATATCCCTGGGCATAGCGTTGGACTTTTAATGGCTcgaaaaatctga
- the LOC116917988 gene encoding bestrophin-2, whose translation MVSFEETNPADSAQNRASYYTMSCKKTSIAMLTAADASRFGESINIVFQWKRSLYKMIWRHSLIFLTVYFSLTALYNFGLGKKNREHFEALTAYFARYTRSFNWMIMLGFFTNTALHRLFNTQMTTPGTAKITTVFIMSLKQNLPEGPVIVDQYARWVVLAWILTFRIVCKPLREKFPNLTSIQSSGILLEEEKRMLQRGGYPTPRPLIVIEWMLLLLKECAKEDRYINKSSHNKNVEAVMTFKKGCSNIVKFSSQNIPYAVIQAVIVVVYCFGMVTAMARNLPRFENEIVRHVIAYFPVMPYLQFFVFIAWLSVGRAAVNPFGNDDTDIDVRKLCETHIQDLAWLTELYSKTLDDVFYNLPQKQFKTENEEERRSTFSETAC comes from the exons ATGGTTAGTTTTGAAGAAACTAATCCGGCGGATTCAGCACAAAACAG AGCGTCCTATTACACGATGAGCTGTAAAAAAACCTCCATCGCCATGTTGACAGCTGCCGACGCAAGCCGTTTCGGTGAAAGCATCAACATCGTCTTCCA atGGAAACGAAGTCTCTACAAGATGATCTGGAGGCATTCGCTGATATTTCTTACCGTTTACTTTTCGCTGACGGCTCTGTACAACTTTGGtcttggaaagaaaaacagaga ACATTTTGAAGCGTTGACTGCCTATTTCGCCCGCTACACACGTTCCTTTAATTGGATGATTATGTTGGGTTTCTTCACAAACACGGCGTTACATCGACTGTTCAACACGCAAATGACGACGCCTGGTACGGCCAAGATTACCACAGTATTCATCATGTCTCTCAAACAGAATTTGCCTGAG GGTCCAGTGATTGTTGATCAATACGCTCGCTGGGTCGTGCTAGCTTGGATCCTCACATTTCGCATCGTATGCAAACCACTTCGAGAGAAGTTCCCAAACTTGACTTCCATTCAAAGCTCAG GGATTCTTCTCGAGGAGGAGAAAAGGATGCTTCAACGTGGAGGATATCCTACGCCACGTCCTTTAATTGTCATCGAAT GGATGCTTCTTTTATTAAAAGAATGTGCGAAAGAAGACAGGTACATCAACAAGTCAAGTCACAATAAGAACGTCGAGGCCGTTATGACGTTCAAAAAAGGTTGCAGCAACATTGTGAAA TTTTCATCGCAAAATATTCCATACGCTGTGATCCAG GCCGTTATTGTAGTGGTTTATTGCTTTGGAATGGTCACAGCCATGGCTCGCAATCTTCCGAGattcgaaaatgaaatcgtCCGACACGTTATCGCGTACTTCCCCGTGATGCCCTACCTTCAG TTTTTCGTATTCATCGCGTGGCTCAGCGTCGGCAGAGCAGCCGTGAATCCATTCGGAAACGATGACACTGATATTGACGTCAGGAAACTGTGTGAGACGCACATCCAG GATTTGGCTTGGCTCACTGAACTCTACTCTAAAACACTAGATGATGTATTTTATAACTTG CCACAAAAGCAATTCAAAACTGAAAACGAAGAGGAACGTCGATCTACATTTTCAGAAACCGCGTGTTGA
- the LOC116917987 gene encoding bestrophin-4, with translation MSCHRSLDRARTFQFTTVDAASMPLTQQFSFRKKSDVMIVPSLQAVKRTAPNARYFDSIKTLFRWKGSIYRLVWRHFLLYYVLYVTLSLIYEFVLNNSGKRHFEAVTRYFSKSASTLNLMIMLGFFTSTTLQRLFTMQTAVPGTAKTISTFLMSLKTDLPEGSIIVFQYARWAVLSWILALRSVCKPLRKKYPDMISLQRKGLLRPFERLILERAETDGELTPRPLIVIDWMLLLLKECLTYGRYNNKSSHHKNVEMLLAFKKSCGNMIKFATKNMPHAVIQAVILAVYYFGLVTMMARDLSSPLPIPYQSLQAGKPDAQGESFNEDSVDEILTYKDTSRPDQDVIVKAIILYVPLMPLMQFFIFFAWLTFGRMAVNPFGEDETDIDIEHLLQSHIDDYRRLGTLYSLKLENLFPDLPQKRFFDVAQTPEDNEGQAPKTEEIAETKSPVLYKMASSPEIGSFSVLGSTAKDERKRKQTVLLMPNRDATCITIDDTDHIRPEERNNSMW, from the exons ATGAGTTGTCACCGTTCATTAGACCGAGCGAGGACGTTTCAATTCACTACAGTGGACGCGGCATCTATGCCACTGACGCAACAGTTCTCGTTTAGAAAAAAATCCGACGTGATGATAGTTCCATCGCTCCAAGCCGTCAAACGAACGGCCCCCAACGCTCGCTATTTTGACAGTATCAAAACCCTTTTccg ATGGAAAGGAAGTATATACAGATTAGTGTGGAGGCACTTTCTGTTGTATTACGTCCTTTACGTGACATTGTCACTCATTTACGAGTTTGTTTTGAACAACAGCGGGAAAAG aCATTTTGAAGCGGTAACTCGATACTTTTCCAAAAGCGCTTCTACGCTCAATTTGATGATTATGTTGGGATTCTTCACATCCACAACGCTACAACGTCTTTTCACAATGCAGACTGCCGTGCCCGGTACTGCGAAAACTATTTCTACCTTCCTAATGTCGTTAAAAACGGACCTTCCGGAA GGTTCCATCATCGTGTTCCAGTACGCCCGCTGGGCGGTGCTCAGCTGGATATTGGCCCTTCGCAGCGTTTGCAAACCCCTCCGCAAAAAGTATCCGGACATGATTTCACTCCAAAGAAAAG GACTTCTTCGACCGTTTGAACGACTGATTCTCGAGCGGGCGGAAACAGATGGAGAACTCACTCCACGTCCTTTGATCGTCATTGATT GgatgctgttgttgctgaaggaATGTTTGACCTACGGTCGCTACAACAACAAATCCAGCCATCATAAAAATGTGGAAATGTTGTTGGCTTTCAAAAAGAGCTGCGGAAACATGATCAAATTCGCCACCAAAAATATGCCTCATGCTGTCATCCAG GCTGTTATACTAGCCGTCTATTATTTTGGCTTAGTCACCATGATGGCACGTGATTTATCGTCACCGTTACCAATTCCCTATCAAAGCCTACAAGCCGGAAAACCTGACGCACAAGGTGAAAGTTTCAACGAAGACTCTGTCGACGAAATTCTCACGTACAAGGACACTAGTCGTCCCGATCAGGACGTAATCGTAAAGGCTATCATTTTGTACGTCCCTCTAATGCCACTGATGCAG tttttcatcttctttgcGTGGCTGACGTTCGGCCGAATGGCTGTCAATCCTTTCGGCGAGGACGAAACCGACATCGACATCGAACATCTTCTCCAATCTCACATTGAT GACTATAGGCGACTAGGCACTTTGTATTCACTCAAATTGGAAAACTTGTTTCCTGATTTG CCACAAAAGCGATTCTTCGACGTGGCTCAAACACCGGAAGATAATGAAGGCCAAGCACCTAAAACTGAAGAGATTGCAGAAACCAAATCTCCAGTTTTATACAAAATGGCTTCGTCGCCTGAAATCGGTTCGTTTTCCGTCCTAGGCTCCACAGCAAAAGACGAAAGGAAACGCAAACAAACTGTCCTCCTCATGCCTAATAGAGATGCTACTTGCATCACCATCGACGACACGGATCATATTCGACCAGAGGAACGAAATAACTCGATGTGGTGA
- the LOC116917993 gene encoding bestrophin-4 isoform X1, which yields MMHYERSKSQVFQVPSALAVAQTAPDANRFGECICILTRRWKGSIYKLVWRNLLLYYALYYMLTILHKFILDEDGQKTFVALAKYCSRNENSFNFMIMLGFFTSTAMQRLFSMQTMMPGTAKVIGCFTLAIKPNMPEGPFIVEQFARWTVIAWILTFRLVSKPLRDLYPDMFSLQTAGILRDKERLILERVEADAENSTPRPLVAIDWMLLLLKETSTHNRFAEKSSHLKLVEAVLAFKKSCGNTIKFGTHNIPHALIQAAIIMVYAFGLLTLMARNLEDDGDEDNHLANNIISYFPILPSMQFFIFLAWLKFGRAAVNPFGTDETDIDIKRLLKTHIQDSLRLTRLYTQNLEDFFGTMPQHQYNETDVVHL from the exons ATGATGCACTACGAACGAAGCAAATCTCAAGTGTTTCAAGTGCCATCCGCCTTAGCCGTGGCACAAACTGCTCCCGATGCCAATCGTTTCGGAGAATGTATTTGCATCCTAACGCG CAGGTGGAAGGGAAGTATTTACAAACTGGTATGGCGAAACTTGTTGCTGTACTACGCGCTCTATTACATGCTCACTATTCTACACAAATTCATCCTTGATGAAGACGGACAAAA AACATTTGTGGCGCTGGCTAAATATTGCTcgagaaatgaaaattcttttaatttcaTGATCATGCTGGGCTTCTTTACGTCGACGGCAATGCAGCGTCTCTTCTCGATGCAAACGATGATGCCTGGCACGGCTAAAGTCATCGGCTGTTTCACTTTAGCAATTAAGCCAAATATGCCTGAA GGCCCGTTTATAGTTGAACAATTTGCTCGTTGGACTGTCATAGCCTGGATTCTAACATTCCGTTTAGTAAGCAAACCATTACGGGACCTGTATCCCGACATGTTTTCACTTCAAACGGCTG GCATCCTTCGAGATAAAGAGCGATTAATTTTGGAAAGAGTTGAAGCCGACGCTGAAAATTCCACGCCTCGACCTTTAGTAGCCATCGATT GGATGTTGCTGCTGCTCAAGGAGACATCGACGCACAATCGTTTTGCCGAAAAATCCAGTCATTTGAAACTTGTTGAAGCTGTGCTGGCCTTCAAGAAAAGCTGCGGGAACACGATCAAA TTTGGAACCCACAACATCCCACATGCACTTATTCAG GCTGCTATCATAATGGTTTACGCTTTCGGATTGCTTACTTTGATGGCGCGTAACTTAGAAGACGACGGTGATGAGGACAATCATTTGGCGAATAACATTATTTCTTACTTTCCTATTTTGCCTAGCATGCAG tttttcatttttcttgcCTGGTTGAAATTTGGACGAGCCGCCGTGAATCCGTTCGGAACCGATGAAACCGACATTGACATCAAGCGCCTACTTAAAACTCATATTCAG GATTCCCTTCGGCTTACAAGGCTCTATACTCAGAATCTTGAAGACTTTTTCGGTACTATG CCTCAGCACCAGTATAATGAAACAGATGTTGTTCATCTCTGA
- the LOC116917993 gene encoding bestrophin-4 isoform X2, with translation MMHYERSKSQVFQVPSALAVAQTAPDANRFGECICILTRWKGSIYKLVWRNLLLYYALYYMLTILHKFILDEDGQKTFVALAKYCSRNENSFNFMIMLGFFTSTAMQRLFSMQTMMPGTAKVIGCFTLAIKPNMPEGPFIVEQFARWTVIAWILTFRLVSKPLRDLYPDMFSLQTAGILRDKERLILERVEADAENSTPRPLVAIDWMLLLLKETSTHNRFAEKSSHLKLVEAVLAFKKSCGNTIKFGTHNIPHALIQAAIIMVYAFGLLTLMARNLEDDGDEDNHLANNIISYFPILPSMQFFIFLAWLKFGRAAVNPFGTDETDIDIKRLLKTHIQDSLRLTRLYTQNLEDFFGTMPQHQYNETDVVHL, from the exons ATGATGCACTACGAACGAAGCAAATCTCAAGTGTTTCAAGTGCCATCCGCCTTAGCCGTGGCACAAACTGCTCCCGATGCCAATCGTTTCGGAGAATGTATTTGCATCCTAACGCG GTGGAAGGGAAGTATTTACAAACTGGTATGGCGAAACTTGTTGCTGTACTACGCGCTCTATTACATGCTCACTATTCTACACAAATTCATCCTTGATGAAGACGGACAAAA AACATTTGTGGCGCTGGCTAAATATTGCTcgagaaatgaaaattcttttaatttcaTGATCATGCTGGGCTTCTTTACGTCGACGGCAATGCAGCGTCTCTTCTCGATGCAAACGATGATGCCTGGCACGGCTAAAGTCATCGGCTGTTTCACTTTAGCAATTAAGCCAAATATGCCTGAA GGCCCGTTTATAGTTGAACAATTTGCTCGTTGGACTGTCATAGCCTGGATTCTAACATTCCGTTTAGTAAGCAAACCATTACGGGACCTGTATCCCGACATGTTTTCACTTCAAACGGCTG GCATCCTTCGAGATAAAGAGCGATTAATTTTGGAAAGAGTTGAAGCCGACGCTGAAAATTCCACGCCTCGACCTTTAGTAGCCATCGATT GGATGTTGCTGCTGCTCAAGGAGACATCGACGCACAATCGTTTTGCCGAAAAATCCAGTCATTTGAAACTTGTTGAAGCTGTGCTGGCCTTCAAGAAAAGCTGCGGGAACACGATCAAA TTTGGAACCCACAACATCCCACATGCACTTATTCAG GCTGCTATCATAATGGTTTACGCTTTCGGATTGCTTACTTTGATGGCGCGTAACTTAGAAGACGACGGTGATGAGGACAATCATTTGGCGAATAACATTATTTCTTACTTTCCTATTTTGCCTAGCATGCAG tttttcatttttcttgcCTGGTTGAAATTTGGACGAGCCGCCGTGAATCCGTTCGGAACCGATGAAACCGACATTGACATCAAGCGCCTACTTAAAACTCATATTCAG GATTCCCTTCGGCTTACAAGGCTCTATACTCAGAATCTTGAAGACTTTTTCGGTACTATG CCTCAGCACCAGTATAATGAAACAGATGTTGTTCATCTCTGA